The following coding sequences lie in one Rutidosis leptorrhynchoides isolate AG116_Rl617_1_P2 chromosome 4, CSIRO_AGI_Rlap_v1, whole genome shotgun sequence genomic window:
- the LOC139843122 gene encoding uncharacterized mitochondrial protein AtMg00310-like, translating into MAIREQIPTMLPFDEGVLPVRYLGVPLLSSRLLYRDCRILVERVKNKVTDWKKKFLSFAGRVQLIISVLTSMQDDGGLSIKSLKWWNVALMSTHIWRILENKDSLWVKWIHAYHLSNHSFREVPVKPDVSWSWRKLLNAGTIIRQHIYYVIGDGQSALAWFDVWYNLCPLQTFISWQDIHGVGFNKHNRVCDIVVEDEWNWPLAWYIKYPQLHMISDPNLTTTSV; encoded by the exons ATGGCTATAAGGGAGCAGATTCCGACCATGTTACCTTTTGATGAAGGGGTGTTGCCGGTCCGTTATTTGGGGGTGCCATTGCTTTCATCTCGCCTCTTATATCGGGATTGTAGAATTTTGGTAGAGCGTGTTAAGAATAAGGTGACCGATTGGAAGAAAAAATTTCTCTCATTTGCAGGGAGGGTGCAACTGATTATATCGGTTCTCACTTCAATGCAA GATGATGGAGGCCTTAGCATAAAGAGTCTTAAATGGTGGAATGTTGCTTTGATGTCCACCCACATTTGGCGTATATTGGAAAATAAGGATTCCCTATGGGTGAAGTGGATTCATGCCTATCATCTCTCGAATCATAGCTTTCGGGAAGTGCCGGTTAAACCTGATGTTTCTTGGAGTTGGCGCAAGCTTTTAAATGCTGGAACCATTATTCGACAACATATATATTATGTTATTGGTGATGGCCAAAGTGCCTTAGCTTGGTTTGATGTATGGTACAACTTGTGTCCTCTACAGACCTTTATTTCATGGCAAGATATTCATGGAGTAGGATTCAATAAACATAACCGAGTATGCGACATTGTAGTAGAAGATGAATGGAATTGGCCTTTAGCTTGGTATATTAAATATCCTCAGCTCCACATGATTTCTGACCCGAATCTGACTACAACGAGTGTGTGA